The following proteins are co-located in the Rattus norvegicus strain BN/NHsdMcwi chromosome X, GRCr8, whole genome shotgun sequence genome:
- the Piga gene encoding phosphatidylinositol N-acetylglucosaminyltransferase subunit A isoform X3, whose amino-acid sequence MANRRGGGQGQPPSVSPSPGSSGSLSTDRTCTHNICMVSDFFYPNMGGVESHIYQLSQCLIERGHKVITVTHAYGNRKGVRYLTNGLKVYYLPLRVMYNQSTATTLFHSLPLLRYIFVRERITIIHSHSSFSAMAHDALFHAKTMGLQTVFTDHSLFGFADVSSVLTNKLLTVSLCDTNHIICVSYTSKENTVLRAALNPEIVSVIPNAVDPTDFTPEPFRRHDSVITVVVVSRLVYRKGNNIVALFALTAFFLNFLSETVQYLYVMITCLFILYGGFIMTGNSCKGRSDNQFIHLRREMDKSGYKCCPNL is encoded by the coding sequence ATGGCCAATAGAAGAGGAGGTGGGCAAGGCCAGCCTCCTTCAGTGTCTCCTTCCCCCGGTAGCTCCGGAAGTCTTTCCACTGATAGGACCTGCACTCATAATATATGCATGGTGTCTGACTTTTTCTACCCAAACATGGGAGGTGTGGAAAGCCACATTTACCAGCTCTCTCAGTGCCTCATTGAGAGGGGGCACAAAGTCATAACTGTCACCCATGCTTATGGAAATCGAAAGGGCGTCCGTTACCTCACCAATGGCCTCAAAGTTTACTATTTGCCTCTGAGAGTCATGTACAACCAATCTACAGCCACGACTCTCTTTCACAGTCTGCCATTGCTCAGGTACATATTTGTTCGGGAGAGAATTACGATAATCCATTCCCACAGTTCTTTCTCTGCCATGGCCCATGATGCTCTCTTCCACGCCAAGACAATGGGGCTTCAGACAGTCTTCACAGACCATTCCCTTTTTGGATTTGCTGATGTCAGCTCGGTGCTTACAAACAAGCTTCTTACTGTGTCTCTTTGTGACACAAACCACATCATTTGTGTCTCTTACACTAGTAAGGAGAACACTGTACTCAGAGCAGCACTGAATCCTGAAATAGTGTCCGTCATTCCTAACGCTGTAGATCCTACTGACTTCACTCCAGAACCATTTAGGAGGCATGATAGTGTAATAACTGTTGTTGTTGTCAGCAGACTTGTTTACAGAAAAGGTAATAACATAGTAGCTTTATTTGCAttgacagctttttttttaaatttcttgtcAGAAACTGTTCAATACTTGTATGTGATGATTACTTGTCTTTTTATTCTGTATGGTGGCTTTATAATGACTGGTAATTCTTGCAAGGGAAGGTCAGATAATCAGTTTATACATCTAAGAAGAGAAATGGATAAAAGCGGCTATAAATGCTGCCCCAACCTTTGA